In the genome of Enterococcus hirae ATCC 9790, one region contains:
- a CDS encoding membrane protein, with product MRFNRKIILFVLLIAIASTYSFIFFNNTEKIATTGDIAFHFSRIKGLASVFSGPINFTTFNSYGGGVNFFYPYLTLFPAVIFYWITHNLILSYMLYVWVLNVCTILITFYYGRKFFKRVDAAFLFSCFYTFYGYRMIDIYQRSAISESIALTIMPVVLYYTYRLLFEKKNCVIPLAVSMSLLIYTHALFTFMSVIVIGLLFIGSLLAKRKKKENVLDLFVGMTKAVGWTTLLTAYVWYPMLQQVLHQSINRPFRTNLQERGVNIFESLFGAMTNDLTTFTMGTIGVVSLVLPLFFLKRFERRERVIYFCAVATWFLSTNVFPWFLLQNTPIQLIQFPWRILGFQVLFGSLILVMVFLKCRPDQKKSIWWIGGIVLLLLTLTVVTKINYTQKIQSYNGRLIMTKKEIKHYTTSGTGGLYDYAPSDALKYKNQLKKHEVKVGNEWKSSSHKAYDSKIIYTVEDAQGQKITLPVFDYWGTVAKVNGQTTSIENDDGLVAVKGKEGTTTIEVSSTYPPTMILALLTSVGTFLFIFIRYLLRRKNLVNSKMVL from the coding sequence ATGAGATTCAATCGAAAAATCATTTTGTTTGTTCTGCTAATAGCTATTGCAAGCACTTATTCCTTTATCTTTTTTAATAATACAGAAAAGATCGCAACGACAGGAGATATTGCTTTTCATTTTTCCAGGATCAAAGGATTGGCTTCTGTATTTTCGGGTCCGATCAATTTTACTACATTCAATAGTTATGGTGGTGGGGTCAACTTTTTTTATCCTTATCTAACCCTGTTTCCAGCTGTAATCTTTTACTGGATTACCCATAATTTGATCTTAAGTTATATGTTATATGTTTGGGTACTGAATGTGTGTACAATCCTCATCACCTTCTATTACGGACGGAAATTTTTTAAACGTGTAGATGCGGCATTTTTATTTAGTTGTTTCTATACTTTTTACGGGTATCGAATGATCGATATTTACCAACGTTCAGCGATTTCAGAATCAATTGCTCTGACGATTATGCCAGTAGTCCTCTACTACACGTATAGACTTCTTTTTGAAAAGAAGAATTGTGTGATTCCTTTAGCTGTTAGTATGAGTTTGCTTATTTATACGCATGCTCTTTTTACGTTTATGAGCGTAATAGTTATTGGGCTTTTGTTTATCGGTTCACTTTTGGCTAAACGAAAAAAGAAAGAAAATGTTTTGGACTTGTTTGTTGGAATGACAAAAGCTGTCGGCTGGACGACTCTTTTAACAGCGTATGTTTGGTACCCAATGCTGCAGCAAGTCCTGCATCAAAGCATCAATCGTCCTTTCCGCACAAACCTTCAGGAGCGGGGAGTGAACATTTTTGAAAGTTTGTTTGGTGCGATGACTAATGATTTGACGACATTTACAATGGGAACGATTGGTGTCGTGTCATTAGTCCTCCCGCTTTTCTTTTTGAAAAGATTTGAACGAAGAGAAAGAGTCATTTATTTTTGTGCAGTAGCTACGTGGTTTTTATCGACGAATGTTTTTCCATGGTTTCTTTTACAAAATACACCTATCCAATTGATTCAATTTCCTTGGAGAATCTTAGGATTTCAAGTGCTTTTCGGATCATTGATCTTGGTGATGGTCTTTTTGAAATGCAGACCAGATCAGAAAAAAAGTATATGGTGGATTGGCGGAATCGTCCTCCTGCTTTTGACACTAACAGTAGTAACGAAAATAAATTATACGCAAAAGATCCAATCCTATAACGGTCGTCTGATTATGACAAAAAAAGAGATTAAGCATTACACGACTTCAGGGACAGGGGGACTTTATGATTATGCACCGTCTGATGCGCTGAAATACAAAAATCAGTTGAAAAAACATGAAGTAAAAGTTGGGAATGAATGGAAAAGTAGTTCTCATAAAGCGTATGATTCAAAAATCATTTATACAGTGGAAGATGCGCAAGGGCAAAAAATCACGTTACCTGTGTTTGATTATTGGGGAACCGTTGCGAAAGTAAATGGTCAAACGACTAGCATAGAAAATGATGACGGGTTAGTAGCGGTTAAAGGAAAAGAAGGAACGACTACGATTGAGGTTTCCTCTACCTATCCGCCAACGATGATTCTTGCATTACTAACAAGCGTTGGAACTTTTTTATTTATCTTTATTCGATATTTACTGAGAAGAAAAAATTTAGTAAATAGTAAAATGGTGCTCTGA
- a CDS encoding membrane protein, protein MKTKKKLLLFVILILIAGLYSVNYFRHAQTISTTGDIAFHLSRIKGLSSILSGPINFTTFNSYGSGVNYFYPYLTLFPSVIFYWITNNLIVSYILYVWVLNVCTILLMFYYGQKFLKRVDAAFLFSCLYTFYSYRTIDIYHRSAIAEAIALTIMPVVLYYAYKMIYEKATAAIPLAISMSLLVYTHVLSTFMCAFFIGMMIIGKLIVNKLNKEETIRLVLEMSKAVGMTILLTAYFWYPMFKQTMYQSINQPGKTDLQNQAINVSDSLIGAMNNDLASFTIGIIGIVSLILPLVYFKKLTSKEKVIYLIAVATWLLSTKLVPWALLQNTPVRLLQFPWRILGFQVLFGSLILSIVFNRMVFGQKKRILGIAAIVCFMFVVSAATKANYNHKVPTLGDHLEVNKDTLGSYITVGVGGVFDYAPLEAMKYKEHVQKHEIRVDNEWQTAAYKASDSKIVYTVKGAKDKKITLPVFDYWGTTAKVNGQNTKIENNEGLATFEGKAGTTVIEVSSKYPFTMILAFIVSLGSYLFVFIRFLIGKCFVSKKIA, encoded by the coding sequence ATGAAAACAAAGAAAAAATTGCTCTTATTTGTTATATTAATACTTATTGCGGGTCTTTATTCTGTGAATTATTTTAGGCATGCACAAACGATTTCTACGACAGGAGATATCGCATTTCATCTTTCCAGAATTAAAGGATTATCCTCTATATTATCAGGACCAATCAATTTTACGACTTTTAATAGTTATGGCAGCGGTGTGAACTATTTTTACCCCTACTTGACCCTTTTTCCATCGGTAATTTTTTATTGGATTACCAATAATTTGATCGTAAGTTATATTTTATACGTATGGGTGTTGAATGTTTGTACCATCCTATTGATGTTTTATTATGGTCAAAAATTTTTAAAGCGAGTAGATGCTGCCTTTTTATTTAGCTGTCTGTATACATTTTATAGTTATCGAACGATTGATATTTACCATCGTTCAGCGATTGCAGAAGCGATTGCACTGACGATTATGCCTGTAGTTTTGTATTATGCTTACAAAATGATCTATGAGAAAGCAACGGCTGCGATCCCGTTAGCAATCAGTATGAGTTTGCTTGTTTATACGCATGTTCTCTCTACTTTCATGTGTGCGTTTTTCATTGGAATGATGATCATAGGCAAACTGATTGTGAATAAACTAAATAAGGAAGAAACCATTCGCTTGGTGTTGGAGATGTCAAAAGCTGTGGGAATGACGATTCTTTTAACGGCCTATTTTTGGTATCCTATGTTCAAGCAAACCATGTATCAATCCATCAATCAGCCAGGAAAAACAGATCTGCAAAATCAAGCGATCAATGTATCTGATAGTTTGATTGGGGCCATGAATAATGATTTGGCCTCCTTTACAATCGGGATTATCGGGATTGTTTCTTTGATTCTTCCGCTTGTGTATTTTAAAAAGCTAACGAGCAAGGAAAAAGTGATTTACCTGATTGCAGTAGCTACTTGGTTATTATCAACTAAGCTGGTCCCATGGGCACTATTGCAAAATACACCCGTTCGATTGCTTCAATTTCCTTGGCGGATATTAGGATTTCAGGTACTTTTTGGCTCATTAATTTTATCCATTGTTTTTAATAGGATGGTATTTGGACAGAAAAAAAGAATACTTGGTATTGCAGCGATTGTTTGTTTTATGTTTGTTGTTTCGGCAGCCACTAAAGCCAATTATAATCACAAAGTGCCAACACTAGGTGACCATTTAGAGGTGAATAAAGACACTCTAGGTAGTTACATCACTGTAGGTGTTGGAGGGGTCTTTGACTATGCACCACTAGAAGCCATGAAATATAAGGAGCATGTGCAAAAGCATGAAATAAGAGTAGACAATGAATGGCAAACAGCAGCATATAAAGCTTCTGATTCCAAAATAGTCTATACAGTCAAAGGTGCTAAAGATAAAAAAATCACGTTACCCGTGTTTGATTACTGGGGAACTACAGCAAAAGTGAATGGGCAAAATACCAAGATTGAAAACAATGAAGGATTAGCAACATTTGAAGGAAAAGCAGGAACAACGGTAATTGAAGTTTCTTCTAAGTATCCCTTTACAATGATTCTTGCTTTTATTGTCAGTCTAGGAAGCTATCTTTTTGTTTTTATTCGTTTCTTGATCGGCAAATGTTTCGTTTCGAAAAAAATTGCGTAA
- a CDS encoding PTS lactose/cellobiose transporter subunit IIA — MSQQFVEETDSLNELSMNILIHAGNARELLVKGLNALEEMAFDEAEELIQSAHKEVVIAHGLQTDTLQMEASGEQIRYSTLFCHAQDTLMTAQSEILIGEHMVRLFRNFSKKLTK, encoded by the coding sequence ATGTCACAACAGTTTGTGGAAGAAACAGATAGCCTAAACGAATTATCGATGAATATTTTGATCCATGCAGGTAATGCTCGTGAATTACTGGTAAAAGGTCTGAATGCACTGGAGGAAATGGCGTTCGATGAAGCAGAAGAATTGATTCAATCGGCACATAAAGAAGTGGTGATTGCTCACGGCTTGCAAACAGATACGTTACAAATGGAAGCTTCAGGAGAGCAGATCCGCTATTCTACGTTGTTCTGTCATGCGCAAGATACGTTGATGACAGCACAAAGTGAGATATTGATTGGTGAACATATGGTTCGGTTATTTCGGAACTTTTCAAAAAAATTAACTAAATAG
- a CDS encoding DUF4767 domain-containing protein — protein MKKGILLAVGLLFVLAGCGTDQAKDVSSKSTDTIVTKTSKTGSTTTKESDKTESSSSSETKVKTESTATSTSESTQTTTAESATPSSQPVEKNSWDASKATELATFMSTWGQEMGQQYRSYNDHVNANYYGLQVPQYIFDGQWSMVIDQTPVTVEWSENGRGQAGFELVAIYSDIDHPKPSGAHLYFFGFQQNQPKVMVTQQNQGNPNNYLYFKETENNELKNGFERIVNS, from the coding sequence ATGAAAAAGGGGATATTGTTGGCTGTGGGGTTGTTGTTTGTACTAGCTGGTTGCGGAACGGATCAGGCAAAAGATGTTTCAAGTAAATCGACAGACACTATTGTTACAAAAACAAGTAAGACAGGTTCAACAACGACGAAAGAATCTGATAAGACTGAATCATCCAGCTCATCAGAAACAAAGGTAAAAACAGAGTCCACGGCGACGAGTACATCAGAGTCAACTCAAACTACAACGGCTGAGTCTGCGACACCAAGTAGTCAGCCAGTTGAAAAAAATAGTTGGGATGCGAGTAAGGCGACTGAATTAGCTACGTTTATGTCAACTTGGGGTCAGGAAATGGGACAACAGTATAGAAGCTACAATGATCATGTGAATGCTAATTATTATGGATTGCAAGTACCACAATACATTTTTGATGGGCAATGGTCTATGGTGATTGATCAAACACCGGTTACCGTAGAATGGTCAGAAAATGGCAGAGGACAAGCGGGATTTGAATTAGTGGCGATCTACTCTGATATCGATCATCCAAAACCGTCTGGAGCTCATTTGTATTTCTTTGGTTTCCAACAAAATCAACCTAAGGTAATGGTGACTCAGCAAAATCAAGGAAACCCAAACAATTATTTGTATTTCAAAGAGACTGAGAATAATGAATTGAAGAACGGTTTCGAGCGGATTGTGAATAGCTAG
- a CDS encoding PTS sugar transporter subunit IIC: protein MNKIMDFMTNKFAPKVNKIVKNPWVSAIQDSIMAALPLVFVGSLVTVVSLLKNIFAGLPDFSMISNFSFGMFGLIVSFLIPYYLMEKKGNSGQKLISGATGLVLFMMLLFPTVSAEGNATFILSRFGATGMFLAIISGLFVACVMNFAAKRSFFDEDTPIPDFVVGWFNSLLPITFILIVGWFITVQMNVDFFEVVVWAFSPLAKIVQSYPGFVLSVFIPVFLYTFGISGWVMMPAIYPVYMAGLAANAEAVANGGQAMNIATQETCYAFSSMGGVGTTLALSVMMLLLSKSAQLKAIGKAVFIPSIFNINEPLVFGAPIAFNPYLMIPMWINALIVPTISYVVMNMGFVNIPSQSFLLWYMPYPFTSYLATQDFRAVIVCLLIFVITWFIFLPFFKAYDSSLLKQEKIAEEQEAAQAKAMQASTAQ, encoded by the coding sequence ATGAATAAAATTATGGACTTCATGACGAACAAATTTGCGCCAAAAGTAAATAAAATTGTCAAGAATCCTTGGGTCTCGGCGATCCAAGATTCGATCATGGCGGCTTTACCGTTAGTTTTTGTTGGTTCTTTAGTTACAGTGGTTTCTCTGCTAAAAAATATTTTTGCAGGTTTACCTGATTTTTCAATGATTAGTAATTTTTCTTTTGGGATGTTTGGTTTGATTGTTTCTTTTTTGATTCCTTATTATCTCATGGAAAAAAAGGGAAACAGCGGTCAAAAGCTGATTTCAGGTGCTACCGGATTAGTGTTATTCATGATGTTACTATTTCCCACAGTATCTGCTGAAGGAAATGCTACGTTTATTCTTTCTCGGTTTGGCGCTACAGGCATGTTTCTTGCGATTATTTCTGGTCTTTTTGTTGCCTGTGTGATGAATTTTGCTGCTAAAAGATCATTTTTCGATGAAGATACACCGATCCCTGATTTCGTGGTGGGGTGGTTTAATAGTTTATTGCCGATTACGTTTATCTTGATCGTTGGTTGGTTTATCACGGTACAAATGAATGTTGATTTCTTTGAAGTGGTCGTTTGGGCATTCAGTCCATTGGCAAAAATCGTGCAATCTTACCCAGGTTTTGTCTTATCCGTTTTTATCCCAGTCTTTTTATATACGTTCGGTATTTCAGGTTGGGTGATGATGCCGGCTATCTATCCTGTATATATGGCTGGATTAGCTGCTAATGCTGAGGCTGTTGCAAATGGTGGACAAGCAATGAACATTGCTACTCAAGAAACTTGTTATGCTTTTTCATCAATGGGTGGTGTGGGGACTACCTTGGCCTTGTCTGTGATGATGTTGCTGCTAAGTAAATCAGCACAATTAAAAGCGATTGGTAAAGCGGTCTTTATTCCTTCGATCTTTAATATTAATGAACCGTTGGTTTTTGGGGCACCGATTGCTTTTAATCCTTACTTGATGATTCCTATGTGGATCAACGCACTGATCGTACCAACGATTTCTTATGTTGTGATGAATATGGGCTTCGTGAATATTCCTAGTCAATCATTCTTGTTGTGGTACATGCCATATCCATTTACATCTTATTTAGCCACTCAAGATTTCCGTGCGGTCATCGTCTGTCTGTTGATCTTTGTTATCACATGGTTTATCTTCTTACCATTTTTTAAAGCATATGATAGTTCATTATTAAAACAAGAAAAAATTGCTGAAGAACAAGAAGCGGCGCAAGCAAAAGCAATGCAAGCTTCAACGGCTCAATAA
- a CDS encoding PTS sugar transporter subunit IIB produces the protein MVKMAKNILLICGSGASSGFMAAAIRKAAKKRGEEVTVKAASESQLDERINEINYLLIGPHLSYMLADLKAQIEGKNVKVAVIPQATYGTLNGDKALDLILSMEG, from the coding sequence ATGGTAAAGATGGCAAAAAATATTTTGTTGATTTGTGGTTCGGGTGCTTCTAGTGGATTTATGGCGGCTGCTATTCGAAAAGCAGCGAAAAAAAGAGGGGAAGAAGTAACTGTGAAAGCGGCTAGTGAGTCGCAATTGGATGAACGGATCAATGAGATCAATTATCTGTTGATTGGTCCGCATTTGTCTTATATGTTGGCAGATCTCAAAGCACAAATTGAAGGAAAGAACGTGAAAGTAGCAGTCATTCCACAAGCAACCTATGGCACTTTAAATGGAGATAAGGCACTAGATCTGATTTTAAGTATGGAGGGCTAA